In the genome of Chryseobacterium oryzae, one region contains:
- a CDS encoding UbiA family prenyltransferase has product MNSEKENIRDKDFMSKSLLYRISQFFGFLLGARFFVAILLTFALYVSTYFLFNQDETFRNFVFDFKVHGIIFCTVLSILAGGIINQFYDVEKDHIAKPFRSRIQSFIKQKYFLYAYLVLTLISLGVAAFISHRVLVFFIVYQFFMWFYSHKLSRILIINNLTFVSLTLYPFFGMMVYYETFSKKVFLMAIFLFLILLCIDIVKDMLTKTVDKTFGYVTIPNYFSSKTTNTIVISILTVIMAVSMKLINKTGISGYMSYYFVLGLFVIIMCIYLLINSSRQIKVLVLNILRFWILVGIVAMLLTGIQGKL; this is encoded by the coding sequence CAGTTTTTTGGATTTCTTCTAGGTGCCCGTTTTTTTGTTGCCATTTTGCTTACTTTTGCACTGTATGTTTCTACATATTTTTTATTCAATCAGGATGAAACTTTCAGAAATTTCGTTTTTGACTTCAAAGTTCACGGCATTATATTTTGTACCGTACTATCCATTCTTGCAGGCGGAATCATCAACCAGTTTTATGATGTAGAAAAAGATCATATTGCTAAACCTTTCAGAAGCAGAATTCAGAGTTTCATAAAGCAGAAATATTTTCTGTATGCTTATTTAGTATTAACACTTATTTCTCTCGGTGTTGCTGCTTTCATCTCGCACAGAGTTTTGGTATTCTTTATTGTATATCAGTTTTTTATGTGGTTTTACAGCCACAAATTGAGCCGTATTCTTATCATCAATAATCTTACTTTTGTAAGCCTTACATTATATCCTTTTTTTGGAATGATGGTTTATTATGAAACTTTTTCTAAAAAAGTTTTTCTCATGGCTATTTTTCTTTTTTTAATTCTGTTATGTATTGATATTGTAAAAGATATGCTGACAAAAACTGTAGATAAAACATTCGGATATGTCACCATTCCTAATTATTTCAGTTCCAAAACAACCAATACGATTGTTATTTCCATTTTAACCGTGATTATGGCAGTTTCAATGAAACTTATTAATAAAACAGGCATTTCCGGTTACATGTCTTACTATTTTGTATTGGGATTGTTTGTTATCATTATGTGTATTTACCTGTTAATTAATTCTTCCAGACAGATTAAAGTTTTAGTTCTCAATATATTAAGATTTTGGATTTTGGTAGGAATTGTTGCGATGCTTCTTACAGGAATTCAGGGTAAATTGTAA
- a CDS encoding proline dehydrogenase family protein: MPIFNDTQVAFADKTDAQLRKAYWMFKMIEQPALTNIGTSVLNFTVHNNFPFVTGIVKNTLFEQFVGGETREESMKVVKQLFKRGVGSIFDYSIEGKEDEETFDAVCKEIKDIVRFSVGNPAIPFIVFKPTAFGRIDLYEAVGNGSELTLSQKEEWSRVVKRFDEVCQLCHENNKKVMVDAEETWMQDAADQLCEEMMEKYNQEKPIVWNTIQMYRTGRLEYMEQHLNRAQERNYFIGYKIVRGAYMEKERARAVEKGYADPIQPTKEASDKNYNSGIDFVMNHLDKVSAFFGTHNEISSELIMDKINAKGLPHNHENLYFGQLYGMSDNITFYLADKGYNVAKYLPYGPVKDVVPYLTRRARENTSVAGQTGRELGLIKKELERRKK, encoded by the coding sequence ATGCCCATTTTTAACGATACTCAAGTTGCTTTTGCTGATAAAACAGATGCACAGTTAAGAAAAGCGTATTGGATGTTTAAAATGATTGAACAGCCTGCTTTAACCAATATTGGTACTTCTGTACTTAATTTTACGGTTCATAATAATTTTCCTTTTGTTACCGGAATTGTTAAAAATACACTCTTCGAGCAGTTTGTGGGAGGAGAAACCCGTGAAGAAAGTATGAAAGTTGTTAAACAGCTTTTTAAAAGAGGAGTAGGAAGTATTTTCGATTATTCTATTGAAGGAAAAGAAGACGAAGAAACTTTTGATGCAGTCTGCAAAGAGATTAAAGATATTGTGAGATTTTCTGTAGGAAATCCTGCAATACCTTTTATTGTTTTTAAACCAACTGCATTTGGAAGAATAGACCTTTATGAAGCGGTGGGAAATGGTTCAGAACTAACTTTAAGCCAGAAAGAAGAATGGTCGAGAGTGGTGAAAAGATTTGATGAAGTTTGCCAGCTTTGCCACGAAAACAACAAAAAAGTGATGGTAGATGCTGAAGAAACCTGGATGCAGGATGCAGCAGATCAGCTTTGTGAAGAAATGATGGAGAAGTACAACCAAGAAAAACCAATTGTATGGAACACCATACAGATGTACAGAACCGGTCGTTTAGAATATATGGAGCAACATCTTAACAGAGCCCAAGAACGAAACTACTTCATTGGTTATAAAATTGTTCGTGGTGCGTATATGGAAAAAGAGAGAGCCAGAGCTGTGGAGAAAGGATATGCAGACCCAATTCAGCCAACGAAAGAAGCATCAGATAAAAATTACAACTCAGGGATCGATTTTGTTATGAATCATCTCGATAAAGTTTCTGCATTTTTTGGTACTCACAATGAGATTTCTTCGGAGCTTATTATGGATAAAATAAATGCTAAAGGATTACCGCACAATCATGAAAACCTTTATTTCGGGCAGCTTTACGGCATGAGTGATAACATTACTTTCTATTTGGCAGATAAAGGGTATAATGTAGCTAAATATCTTCCTTACGGACCTGTAAAAGATGTTGTACCTTATCTTACAAGAAGAGCCAGAGAAAATACATCTGTTGCCGGACAAACCGGAAGAGAATTAGGCTTAATTAAAAAAGAACTGGAAAGAAGAAAAAAATAA
- a CDS encoding helix-turn-helix domain-containing protein has translation MSLNERISKIIEYSGYTPSEFADEIDVQRSSISHVTSGRNKPSLEFIIKIKSRFPEILWDWLVNGEGEMLKSELKEEQNDETEKTKPTSLPDLFTLISEDEILENVDLPKTEENITQSESPISYQSKEEQKILNSQPLENSTKKVITENTDNQTNKIKRIVLFYENGKFESFEP, from the coding sequence ATGAGTTTAAACGAAAGAATTTCAAAAATTATAGAATATTCAGGATATACTCCTTCAGAATTTGCAGACGAAATTGATGTACAGAGATCTTCAATTTCTCATGTTACTTCAGGGAGAAATAAACCTTCTCTGGAATTCATTATTAAAATAAAATCTCGTTTTCCCGAGATTTTATGGGATTGGCTGGTAAATGGTGAAGGTGAAATGCTGAAGTCTGAACTTAAAGAAGAACAGAATGATGAAACAGAAAAAACTAAACCTACTTCTCTTCCTGATCTTTTTACCTTAATTAGTGAAGACGAGATTTTAGAGAATGTTGATCTTCCAAAAACAGAAGAAAATATAACGCAGTCAGAATCGCCTATATCATATCAAAGTAAAGAAGAACAGAAAATATTGAATTCTCAGCCATTAGAAAATTCAACAAAAAAAGTAATTACAGAAAATACAGATAATCAAACAAATAAGATAAAACGTATTGTTCTATTCTATGAAAATGGAAAATTTGAAAGTTTTGAACCTTAA
- a CDS encoding M14 family zinc carboxypeptidase yields MNWKHFYTVNSEFPNRYISPKKLFSFLKENYSEYITEVGRSFLDYPIYKLSIGKGSTKVLAWSQMHGNESNATHAMLDLLESFKNSPQTGKELLSKITLDFIFMLNPDGSEKWTRLNASDIDLNRDFHNEASKEIKILKKMAASSKYDYALNLHEQRTIFTTDGIHPATFSFLAPSENIERTITENRKKCMAVIAEVYKELSTLIPGQIGRYSDEFYPASTGDNFIKAGMPTILFEGGHFVDDYTRKETRKYYTIALYCALEAMSTLRSGTDGWEIYNEIPENKETHYDIIYRNVKLNTDHECILDIAVQYREVYESGKDEISFIPYVALVGDVKGKKGWLEIDCSGKKFISETKYPKLDAEVSFTIED; encoded by the coding sequence ATGAACTGGAAACATTTCTATACTGTAAATTCTGAATTTCCTAATCGCTATATTTCCCCTAAAAAATTATTTTCTTTTCTTAAGGAGAATTATTCGGAGTATATTACGGAAGTCGGTAGATCTTTTTTAGATTATCCTATTTATAAATTGTCGATTGGTAAGGGAAGTACCAAAGTTTTAGCATGGTCGCAAATGCACGGGAATGAATCTAATGCTACTCATGCAATGTTGGATCTATTGGAGAGTTTTAAAAATAGTCCTCAAACTGGAAAGGAATTACTCAGTAAAATCACTTTAGATTTTATTTTTATGCTTAACCCCGATGGTTCTGAAAAATGGACACGACTTAATGCTTCAGATATAGATCTTAATCGGGATTTTCATAATGAAGCAAGTAAGGAAATAAAGATTTTAAAAAAAATGGCAGCTTCCTCCAAATACGATTATGCACTGAATTTGCATGAACAGCGAACTATTTTCACAACAGATGGTATTCATCCGGCTACATTCTCCTTTCTTGCACCTTCAGAAAATATTGAGCGTACTATCACCGAAAACCGAAAAAAATGTATGGCAGTTATTGCGGAAGTTTATAAAGAACTCAGCACATTAATTCCTGGGCAAATTGGTAGATATTCTGATGAATTTTATCCTGCCTCTACTGGAGATAATTTCATAAAAGCAGGAATGCCCACTATTTTATTTGAAGGAGGACATTTTGTAGATGATTATACCAGAAAAGAAACCAGAAAGTATTATACCATTGCACTTTACTGTGCTTTAGAAGCGATGAGTACGCTTCGATCAGGAACCGATGGTTGGGAAATTTATAACGAAATTCCAGAAAATAAGGAAACTCATTACGATATTATTTACAGGAATGTAAAATTAAATACAGATCACGAATGCATTTTAGATATTGCAGTACAATACAGGGAAGTTTATGAATCAGGAAAAGATGAAATTTCGTTTATCCCGTATGTAGCCTTGGTAGGCGATGTAAAAGGAAAAAAAGGTTGGCTCGAAATAGACTGTTCCGGGAAAAAATTTATTTCCGAAACCAAATATCCCAAACTGGATGCAGAAGTAAGTTTTACCATAGAAGATTAA